From the genome of Streptomyces sp. NBC_01317, one region includes:
- a CDS encoding carbohydrate ABC transporter permease: protein MAVMVLLTIYFLLPVYFLIVAATKPQGDLASTNGLAFSHFNLFSNLHTLFTRSDGIFLQWALNSVIYAVLGAAVGTLVSALCGYALAKFQFRGREFLFSVILGGVLVPTTALALPLFLLFSATGIVNTYWAVFLPSIVSPFGVYLARIFASAAVPQELLESARLDGAGEFRTFFSVASRLMAPSLVTIFLFQFVAIWNNFFLPMVMLQKESLFPVTLGLYTWNGQTARAPLLQQSVITGSLVSIVPVIIVFILLQRFWRTGLATGSLK from the coding sequence ATGGCCGTGATGGTCCTCCTGACCATCTACTTCCTGCTGCCGGTCTACTTCCTGATCGTCGCGGCGACCAAACCGCAAGGAGACCTGGCCTCCACCAACGGCCTGGCCTTCTCCCACTTCAACCTGTTCAGCAACCTGCACACCCTGTTCACCCGCAGTGACGGCATCTTCCTCCAGTGGGCCCTGAACAGTGTGATCTACGCGGTGCTCGGCGCGGCCGTCGGCACACTGGTCTCCGCGCTGTGCGGCTACGCGCTCGCCAAGTTCCAGTTCCGGGGACGGGAGTTCCTCTTCTCCGTCATCCTCGGCGGCGTCCTGGTCCCCACCACCGCGCTCGCGCTCCCGCTGTTCCTGCTGTTCTCGGCGACCGGGATCGTCAACACCTACTGGGCGGTGTTCCTGCCGAGCATCGTCAGCCCGTTCGGCGTCTACCTGGCCCGGATCTTCGCCTCCGCCGCCGTACCCCAGGAACTCCTGGAGTCGGCGCGCCTCGACGGCGCGGGAGAGTTCCGTACGTTCTTCTCGGTGGCCTCCCGGCTGATGGCACCGTCGCTGGTGACGATCTTCCTCTTCCAGTTCGTCGCCATCTGGAACAACTTCTTCCTGCCGATGGTGATGCTCCAGAAGGAGTCGCTCTTCCCGGTCACCCTCGGCCTCTACACGTGGAACGGCCAGACCGCCAGGGCGCCGCTCCTCCAGCAGTCCGTGATCACCGGCTCACTGGTCTCGATCGTGCCCGTGATCATCGTCTTCATCCTCCTCCAGAGGTTCTGGCGCACCGGCCTCGCCACCGGCTCACTGAAGTGA
- a CDS encoding carbohydrate ABC transporter permease, which produces MTDTETRAIRVVAAPRGSRRRLNGGGPRAGVITAFLTPFFLPFVLFYLVPVGYAIWQSFRVVRRSGGQYGTSYTTFGGFQQYAHVFENTEFWSSIGRIGLFGIVQVPVMLFVALIMALLLDTPLLKLKSFFRIAVFMPYAVPGVIAAIMWSYLYSPQLSPVVDVLNGIGLHPDFLGPGAVLWSAANISTWLWTGYNMLIMYSALQSIPQELYEAARLDGASNWAIAWQIKVPMIAPSIVLTTVFSIIGTLQLYAEPAVLRQISSNISSTYTPNMLAYAVASGNNYQQAAAISVVIALITFVLSFGFMRLTSKRAGL; this is translated from the coding sequence ATGACCGACACCGAAACCCGCGCGATACGCGTGGTGGCGGCGCCCCGAGGCTCCCGCCGCCGTCTCAACGGCGGCGGGCCCCGGGCGGGCGTCATCACCGCGTTCCTGACCCCGTTCTTCCTCCCGTTCGTGCTCTTCTACCTGGTGCCGGTCGGGTACGCGATCTGGCAGAGCTTCCGGGTCGTACGCCGCTCCGGCGGCCAGTACGGCACGTCGTACACGACCTTCGGCGGCTTCCAGCAGTACGCGCACGTCTTCGAGAACACCGAGTTCTGGTCCAGCATCGGGCGCATCGGGCTCTTCGGCATCGTGCAGGTGCCGGTCATGCTGTTCGTCGCCCTGATCATGGCGCTGCTCCTCGACACCCCGCTGCTGAAGCTCAAGTCGTTCTTCCGCATCGCGGTGTTCATGCCGTACGCGGTACCCGGCGTCATCGCCGCGATCATGTGGTCGTACCTCTACTCACCGCAGCTCAGCCCCGTGGTCGACGTACTGAACGGCATCGGGCTCCACCCCGACTTCCTCGGCCCCGGCGCCGTGCTGTGGTCGGCGGCGAACATCTCCACCTGGCTGTGGACCGGCTACAACATGCTGATCATGTACTCGGCCCTGCAATCGATCCCGCAGGAGCTGTACGAGGCGGCCAGGCTCGACGGCGCGAGCAACTGGGCCATCGCCTGGCAGATCAAGGTCCCCATGATCGCCCCGTCCATCGTGCTGACCACGGTGTTCTCGATCATCGGCACCCTCCAGCTCTACGCGGAGCCGGCCGTGCTGCGCCAGATCTCCTCGAACATCTCCAGCACCTACACCCCGAACATGCTCGCGTACGCGGTGGCCTCGGGGAACAACTACCAGCAGGCGGCGGCGATCTCCGTGGTCATCGCCCTCATCACCTTCGTCTTGAGCTTCGGGTTCATGCGGCTGACGTCGAAGAGGGCCGGACTGTGA
- a CDS encoding ABC transporter substrate-binding protein — MRNTASRVRLAAVAAAASIALLAGCSSSDQPDSSSAAASCEPAKGKVTLQYWNTVPGMDEVVALWNKQNPDIQVQTKNISNDQYGTISNALKAGKAPDLAQVGYDELPNLRTQNAFVDASACSAATAAKSKFVPWTWSQTSFAGTGVFALPQDTGPMALYVRSDIFKQHGLAIPKTWDEYAAEAKKLHAADPKLTMTFFDPNNAEWFNGLLWQNSAEMYSYSGDKWHVTVESPQSKQVADYWQKMIDDKLVRTDLANGSTQMYAAYQQNQIASYVGAAWGYSMFRDNLPKQAGKWTIVPMPTWGTSAASGDWGGSTVAFMKGSKHLYESVKFNTWLNTDPEALALENKLGGLYSASPVGTGLPQLSQGVPYYDNQKIFDVFAESSKNIDTSFTWGPTQKTVNLSLQDAMAKAAAGQGTLADALKTAQATALTSMKDLAIPAQAGK; from the coding sequence ATGAGAAACACCGCCTCGCGCGTCCGCCTGGCCGCCGTCGCAGCGGCAGCGAGCATCGCCCTGCTCGCCGGCTGTTCGTCCTCCGATCAGCCGGACAGCTCCTCCGCCGCCGCCTCCTGCGAGCCCGCGAAGGGCAAGGTCACCCTCCAGTACTGGAACACCGTTCCCGGCATGGACGAGGTCGTCGCTCTGTGGAACAAGCAGAACCCTGACATCCAGGTCCAGACGAAGAACATCTCCAACGACCAGTACGGCACGATCAGCAACGCCCTCAAGGCGGGCAAGGCGCCGGACCTCGCCCAGGTGGGTTACGACGAGCTTCCCAACCTGCGCACCCAGAACGCCTTCGTGGACGCGTCGGCCTGCTCCGCGGCCACCGCCGCCAAGTCCAAGTTCGTCCCCTGGACGTGGTCGCAGACCAGCTTCGCCGGCACCGGCGTCTTCGCCCTCCCGCAGGACACCGGCCCGATGGCCCTCTACGTGCGCAGCGACATCTTCAAGCAGCACGGCCTCGCGATACCGAAGACCTGGGACGAGTACGCGGCGGAGGCGAAGAAGCTCCACGCCGCCGACCCCAAGCTCACCATGACGTTCTTCGACCCGAACAACGCCGAGTGGTTCAACGGCCTGCTCTGGCAGAACAGCGCGGAGATGTACTCGTACTCCGGCGACAAGTGGCACGTCACCGTCGAGTCCCCGCAGAGCAAGCAGGTCGCCGACTACTGGCAGAAGATGATCGACGACAAGCTCGTCCGCACCGACCTCGCCAACGGCTCGACCCAGATGTACGCGGCGTACCAGCAGAACCAGATCGCCAGCTACGTCGGCGCCGCCTGGGGCTACAGCATGTTCCGCGACAACCTGCCCAAGCAGGCCGGCAAGTGGACGATCGTCCCGATGCCGACCTGGGGCACCAGCGCCGCGTCCGGCGACTGGGGCGGCTCCACCGTCGCGTTCATGAAGGGCAGCAAGCACCTGTACGAGTCGGTCAAGTTCAACACCTGGCTGAACACCGACCCGGAAGCCCTCGCACTGGAGAACAAGCTCGGCGGCCTCTACTCGGCGTCCCCCGTCGGCACCGGACTGCCCCAGCTCTCCCAGGGCGTGCCGTACTACGACAACCAGAAGATCTTTGACGTCTTCGCCGAGTCGTCCAAGAACATCGACACCAGCTTCACCTGGGGCCCCACCCAGAAGACGGTCAACCTGAGCCTCCAGGACGCGATGGCCAAGGCCGCCGCCGGCCAGGGCACCCTCGCCGACGCGCTCAAGACCGCCCAGGCGACCGCGCTCACATCGATGAAGGACCTGGCCATCCCCGCCCAGGCAGGCAAGTGA